From one Halothece sp. PCC 7418 genomic stretch:
- a CDS encoding MoxR family ATPase, which produces MRDYIQQLTDNIAQFFVGKDTSVRLVIVALLSGGHLLLEDVPGVGKTLLAKSLARSINGKFQRIQCTPDLLPSDVTGTNIWNQRDQVFEFVPGPVFANIFLADEVNRATPRTQSALLEVMEEQQVTIDGETRPVKKPFFVIATQNPIEYQGTFPLPEAQMDRFALSLSLGYPSAEEELQMLQLQGNDLKDLQPSISPEDVLELQQQVLAVKVATPLQQYILNLVRASREDEEVRLGVSPRGTVALQRTTQALAFLEGRDYAIPDDVKLLAPYVLSHRLIPTGGRKEKMIVERILRTVPVES; this is translated from the coding sequence ATGAGAGACTATATCCAACAACTGACCGATAACATTGCCCAATTTTTCGTGGGTAAAGACACATCTGTACGTTTAGTAATTGTTGCCCTCCTCAGTGGCGGTCATCTGCTGCTGGAAGATGTCCCCGGTGTTGGAAAAACCCTTCTTGCCAAATCTCTAGCGCGATCCATTAATGGCAAATTTCAACGGATTCAGTGTACTCCAGATTTGCTTCCCTCTGATGTGACTGGAACTAATATTTGGAATCAGCGCGATCAAGTGTTTGAATTTGTTCCGGGTCCAGTTTTTGCCAATATTTTTCTGGCGGATGAAGTCAACCGAGCCACACCGCGCACTCAGTCCGCGTTATTAGAGGTGATGGAAGAACAACAAGTTACCATTGATGGCGAAACTCGTCCAGTCAAAAAACCCTTTTTTGTTATTGCGACCCAAAATCCCATTGAATATCAAGGGACATTCCCCTTGCCAGAAGCACAAATGGATCGCTTTGCCCTGTCTTTAAGTTTGGGCTATCCTAGTGCCGAGGAAGAATTACAGATGTTACAGCTTCAGGGGAATGACTTAAAAGATTTACAGCCCTCGATTTCTCCAGAAGACGTTTTAGAATTACAGCAGCAAGTGTTAGCAGTAAAAGTTGCAACCCCCCTACAGCAGTACATTCTCAACCTTGTGCGAGCTTCTAGAGAAGATGAAGAGGTACGCTTAGGGGTGAGCCCGAGGGGTACAGTTGCTCTACAACGGACAACACAAGCTCTTGCGTTTCTGGAAGGACGAGATTATGCGATCCCCGATGATGTGAAATTGCTTGCCCCTTATGTTTTATCTCATCGCCTGATTCCAACAGGAGGACGTAAAGAAAAGATGATTGTGGAGCGCATTTTACGAACGGTTCCTGTGGAAAGTTGA
- a CDS encoding EamA family transporter, translating into MVGILVMLLAGGFLSLQNVIVRLFFQGNAEIGGILTSNFEHTILFLQTRTFFMMLFLGLLALRIYPKTFTEITQARSRLKSPLLSGTIYFFTVILLYLAIGSIPAGIAVTLFFIHPIIAMLLGWWRDRAQPNLFRWLIIAGVTLGLILVTPELQGNLSSQFTFGVICAFGAGVGFALYAVTAQKALMQFHPISFSLITFSLLFLLASLTSLLLQIRISQPLWLPLLVWSAGSGLITLGGLVFTNLGIRLVGAATATLVGSIEPALTALVAWFILQETLDPRQVIGVAIVTLSIAGLGGENRNPPSTFHRNRS; encoded by the coding sequence ATGGTTGGTATTTTAGTAATGTTGCTTGCAGGGGGCTTTTTGTCGCTGCAAAATGTGATTGTTCGCCTGTTTTTTCAGGGGAATGCAGAAATTGGAGGGATTTTAACCTCTAACTTTGAGCATACAATTCTGTTTCTGCAAACTCGCACGTTTTTTATGATGCTATTTTTGGGTTTGCTTGCATTGCGGATCTATCCCAAAACCTTTACTGAAATTACCCAAGCGCGATCGCGCTTAAAATCGCCCTTACTCAGTGGTACAATTTATTTTTTCACGGTGATCTTACTTTATCTCGCCATTGGTAGTATTCCCGCTGGGATTGCAGTGACTCTTTTTTTTATTCATCCGATTATTGCTATGTTATTGGGCTGGTGGCGCGATCGCGCTCAGCCTAACTTGTTCCGTTGGCTGATTATTGCTGGTGTGACATTGGGTTTAATTTTGGTCACACCCGAATTACAGGGCAATCTTTCCTCACAGTTTACCTTTGGTGTTATTTGCGCTTTCGGGGCTGGTGTGGGCTTTGCGTTATATGCTGTAACCGCTCAAAAGGCTCTCATGCAATTTCATCCCATTTCTTTTTCTCTGATTACGTTTTCTCTACTCTTTCTCTTGGCAAGTCTCACCAGTCTTCTCCTCCAGATTAGGATTTCTCAGCCCCTCTGGTTACCGCTACTGGTTTGGAGTGCTGGCTCAGGCTTGATTACCTTGGGGGGCTTAGTCTTTACCAATTTAGGGATTCGTTTAGTGGGGGCTGCAACTGCCACTCTCGTGGGCTCGATCGAGCCCGCTTTAACGGCCCTCGTTGCTTGGTTCATCCTACAGGAAACCCTAGATCCCAGACAAGTCATTGGGGTGGCGATTGTCACCCTCAGTATTGCTGGGTTGGGAGGGGAAAACCGAAATCCGCCTTCAACTTTCCACAGGAACCGTTCGTAA
- the galE gene encoding UDP-glucose 4-epimerase GalE — MSPSSHSTILVTGGAGYIGSHAVLALQAKGYNVVILDNLVYGHQDIVEKNLKAELIVGDTSDRALLNEIFKTREIAAVMHFAAYAYVGESVTNPAKYYHNNVVGTLTLLEAMQEAGINKFVFSSTCATYGIPETVPIPETHPQNPINPYGASKLMVERILQDFDIAYNLKSVIFRYFNAAGADPQGRTGEDHNPETHLIPLILLTALGKRDAIKIFGTDYPTRDGTCIRDYIHVADLAQAHVLGLEYLLAGGGSDVFNLGNGNGFTVREMIATAKAITEKDFTVQETDRRLGDPAMLVGSSEKARQILNWQPQYADLNDIISHAWQWHQQRHDKLGEQANRPNSLAS, encoded by the coding sequence ATGTCTCCCTCTTCTCATTCAACCATTCTTGTTACTGGTGGCGCGGGTTATATTGGTTCCCATGCTGTACTAGCTTTACAAGCAAAAGGCTACAACGTTGTCATTCTGGATAACTTAGTTTACGGACATCAGGATATTGTCGAAAAGAATCTCAAAGCCGAACTGATTGTTGGTGATACCAGCGATCGCGCACTCCTTAACGAAATCTTCAAAACCCGAGAGATTGCTGCCGTCATGCACTTTGCAGCTTATGCTTATGTCGGCGAATCGGTAACCAACCCCGCCAAATATTATCACAACAATGTCGTTGGTACGCTGACGTTATTAGAAGCGATGCAAGAAGCAGGGATTAATAAATTTGTTTTTTCTTCCACCTGCGCCACTTATGGTATTCCTGAAACCGTTCCCATCCCAGAAACCCATCCCCAAAATCCCATTAACCCTTATGGCGCAAGCAAGTTAATGGTGGAGCGGATCTTACAAGATTTCGACATCGCCTATAATCTCAAGTCGGTTATTTTCCGTTATTTCAATGCAGCAGGGGCTGATCCGCAAGGGCGAACGGGAGAAGATCATAACCCTGAAACCCATCTCATTCCCCTGATTTTACTGACCGCTCTGGGGAAACGGGATGCCATTAAAATCTTTGGTACAGATTACCCCACCCGTGATGGCACCTGCATCCGTGACTATATTCATGTTGCCGATTTAGCGCAAGCTCATGTTTTAGGCTTAGAATACTTACTGGCTGGGGGAGGAAGCGATGTTTTTAACCTCGGTAACGGCAATGGTTTTACCGTGCGAGAAATGATTGCAACGGCAAAAGCAATTACCGAAAAAGACTTTACAGTCCAAGAAACCGACCGTCGTCTGGGTGATCCTGCAATGTTAGTGGGGAGTAGTGAAAAAGCCCGTCAAATTTTGAATTGGCAGCCTCAATACGCCGATTTGAATGATATTATTAGTCATGCTTGGCAATGGCATCAACAACGGCATGACAAGCTGGGTGAACAAGCAAATCGACCCAACTCGCTTGCAAGTTGA